One genomic window of Mucilaginibacter sp. SJ includes the following:
- a CDS encoding HesA/MoeB/ThiF family protein: protein MNQDLQRYNCQIALPGFGEEAQQLLQQARVLVVGAGGLGCPAAQYLASTGIGTLGIADFDQVSISNLHRQVLYNPADEGENKAEVACSRLQAQNPGIKLVPHTIKITSDNVMDVISNYDIVLDGTDNFETRYLLNDACVLAGKPLVYGAIYQFEGQVAVWNVSNSKGANSPNYRDLFPEVDATQIPNCTEGGVVPTLAGIIGCMQANEVIKYITKTGELLVGKVLIFDAQSMQSRIFKIGPVTKTHIRRLKTTITIPTINADELKKRILLDETVELIDVRTIQEREAYDIGGTHIPLDEIEEYLAYFTSPNTKVLYCSSGKRSDEAVKLILKMIPEADVFSLEGGLEEYKVD, encoded by the coding sequence ATGAATCAGGATTTACAACGATATAACTGCCAGATAGCACTGCCTGGTTTTGGCGAGGAAGCCCAGCAATTATTGCAGCAAGCCCGCGTACTGGTTGTTGGGGCTGGAGGGTTGGGTTGCCCGGCTGCACAATACCTGGCATCAACAGGAATTGGCACATTGGGCATTGCCGATTTCGACCAGGTATCGATAAGTAACCTGCACCGCCAGGTATTGTATAACCCTGCCGATGAGGGTGAAAATAAAGCTGAAGTAGCCTGTTCACGTTTGCAGGCCCAAAATCCGGGTATTAAGCTCGTACCTCATACCATCAAAATAACATCCGATAATGTGATGGATGTTATCAGTAATTACGACATTGTGCTGGATGGTACTGATAATTTCGAGACCCGTTACCTGCTTAACGATGCCTGTGTTTTGGCCGGTAAACCGCTTGTTTATGGTGCCATTTATCAGTTTGAAGGGCAGGTTGCAGTTTGGAACGTAAGCAACTCCAAAGGGGCAAATTCGCCTAATTACCGTGATCTGTTTCCCGAGGTGGATGCTACCCAGATCCCTAATTGTACCGAAGGCGGGGTGGTACCAACTCTGGCAGGAATCATCGGCTGTATGCAGGCCAATGAAGTAATCAAGTACATTACCAAAACCGGTGAATTACTGGTCGGGAAAGTGCTGATCTTTGATGCACAAAGCATGCAAAGCCGCATCTTTAAGATTGGCCCGGTAACAAAAACGCATATCCGCAGGTTAAAAACAACTATCACCATTCCAACCATCAATGCTGATGAACTAAAAAAGCGGATCCTTTTGGATGAAACGGTAGAACTTATTGACGTGCGTACCATCCAGGAGCGTGAAGCCTATGATATTGGCGGTACGCATATCCCGCTGGATGAAATAGAAGAGTACCTGGCCTATTTTACCAGCCCGAATACTAAAGTTCTTTACTGCTCATCGGGCAAACGAAGCGACGAAGCCGTAAAACTTATCCTCAAAATGATCCCCGAGGCTGATGTGTTTTCATTGGAAGGCGGGTTGGAAGAGTATAAGGTTGATTAA
- a CDS encoding GDSL-type esterase/lipase family protein, with protein MIWYEEDVKQLEIKRTKLDYVPRVIFYGSSSIRLWNTLDADFDDMQPVNLGFGGSTLAACVWFFERIMHSYNPESIVVYAGDNDLGDGRNPEEVFIFFKQLTVEVERLFGSIPCYYISLKPSLARWPIVEKYRYTNSLIENEIIHRHKNWQFINIFNQMIDASGKPIREYYDKDGLHLSSAGYALWKKAVLQRMPQSIKLA; from the coding sequence ATGATCTGGTACGAAGAGGATGTGAAGCAGCTGGAAATTAAGCGAACTAAGCTTGATTATGTGCCGCGGGTAATTTTTTATGGAAGCTCATCCATTCGTTTGTGGAATACGCTTGATGCTGATTTTGATGACATGCAACCGGTTAACCTGGGTTTTGGCGGTTCTACACTGGCTGCTTGTGTATGGTTTTTTGAACGTATAATGCATTCCTATAATCCCGAATCCATTGTAGTGTATGCAGGCGATAATGATCTCGGCGATGGCCGCAATCCCGAAGAGGTTTTTATATTTTTTAAGCAGCTCACTGTTGAGGTTGAGCGGCTTTTTGGTAGTATTCCCTGCTATTATATATCGCTTAAGCCAAGCCTTGCCCGCTGGCCTATTGTTGAAAAGTACAGGTACACCAATAGCTTAATTGAAAACGAGATAATACACCGCCATAAAAACTGGCAGTTCATCAATATATTTAATCAGATGATAGATGCTTCCGGTAAACCAATACGAGAATATTATGATAAAGATGGTTTGCACTTGAGCAGCGCCGGTTACGCTTTGTGGAAAAAAGCTGTTTTACAGCGAATGCCACAAAGTATCAAATTAGCTTAA
- a CDS encoding O-acetyl-ADP-ribose deacetylase: MGTIELVKGDITKIKADAIVNAANTSLMGGGGVDGAIHRAGGPEILEDCRKIVARQGGCKTGQAVITTGGKLPAKYVIHTVGPVYNSGKKGEDELLQSAYLNSLKLAAQNDVHTVAFPNISTGIYHFPKDKAAAIAVKTVNDFLADSNVVEKVIFVCFDDENFSLYQDLLTQK, encoded by the coding sequence ATGGGCACTATTGAACTGGTAAAGGGCGATATCACAAAAATTAAGGCCGATGCTATTGTAAACGCGGCAAATACATCACTGATGGGTGGCGGCGGTGTCGACGGCGCTATCCATCGTGCCGGCGGACCGGAGATCCTGGAAGATTGCCGTAAGATAGTAGCCCGGCAGGGCGGCTGCAAAACCGGGCAGGCAGTGATTACAACAGGCGGTAAGTTGCCGGCTAAATATGTGATCCACACGGTTGGCCCCGTTTACAATAGTGGTAAAAAAGGTGAGGACGAACTGTTGCAATCCGCTTATTTAAATAGTCTGAAGCTTGCCGCCCAAAATGATGTGCATACCGTAGCCTTTCCTAATATCAGTACCGGCATCTATCATTTTCCAAAAGATAAGGCTGCAGCCATTGCTGTTAAAACAGTTAATGATTTTTTGGCTGATAGCAACGTAGTTGAGAAAGTGATATTTGTTTGTTTTGATGATGAAAACTTTAGCTTGTACCAGGATCTGCTTACTCAAAAATAA
- the fdhD gene encoding formate dehydrogenase accessory sulfurtransferase FdhD, producing the protein MSTPSVIHIPVVKVNANRSAREEDSIAIEEPLEIKLEYGPAEGRELRNISVTMRTPGHDAELATGFLFTEGIIKNADEIKSAKHSFITCAENKENTMLVTLEQGVIPHLQNTERNFYTTSSCGVCGKGSISAIRTVSNFAAGADDGNVINSLVLNQLPKILRGHQRVFDDTGGLHASALFAPLGELLLLREDVGRHNALDKLIGAAMMYSWLPLQQTVLLLSGRASFELIQKAAMAGISIIAAVGAPSSLAIELANEFNITLIGFLRDERFNIYAGAHRVMVPDEAVLTAPSA; encoded by the coding sequence ATGTCTACGCCATCAGTTATTCATATCCCGGTTGTAAAAGTTAACGCTAACCGAAGCGCAAGGGAGGAGGATAGCATAGCCATTGAAGAACCACTTGAAATTAAACTGGAATATGGTCCTGCAGAAGGCAGAGAGCTACGTAATATCTCTGTAACTATGCGTACCCCCGGGCATGATGCCGAACTGGCAACCGGTTTCCTTTTTACCGAAGGCATTATTAAAAATGCAGATGAGATAAAATCAGCTAAACACAGCTTTATAACCTGTGCTGAAAACAAGGAGAATACCATGCTGGTAACACTTGAACAAGGTGTGATACCACATCTCCAAAATACTGAACGTAATTTTTATACCACCAGCAGTTGCGGTGTGTGTGGCAAGGGTTCTATCAGCGCTATTCGCACGGTAAGCAATTTTGCCGCCGGGGCAGATGATGGCAATGTGATTAATAGTTTGGTACTTAATCAGTTGCCGAAGATTTTGCGCGGGCACCAGCGGGTATTTGATGATACGGGCGGTTTGCATGCATCGGCTTTGTTTGCTCCTTTGGGTGAGCTGTTATTATTGAGGGAAGACGTAGGCAGGCATAATGCTTTAGATAAGCTGATAGGTGCTGCTATGATGTATAGCTGGTTGCCGTTGCAGCAAACAGTATTGTTACTTAGCGGCAGGGCAAGTTTTGAGCTTATTCAAAAGGCCGCGATGGCCGGCATCAGTATTATTGCGGCAGTAGGTGCGCCGTCAAGCCTGGCTATTGAACTGGCAAACGAATTTAATATTACACTAATTGGCTTTTTACGTGATGAGCGCTTTAATATTTACGCGGGCGCGCACCGGGTAATGGTCCCCGATGAGGCCGTACTAACGGCGCCATCGGCGTAA
- a CDS encoding NTP transferase domain-containing protein, protein MTLKDHNQPSGTHKKHTKLARPLTGNFGRNEWAIVGGPCTVIKLLADDVIRILSPVYKCAYVDMSHNDDITLLPGRLVSGASLEYTDQVNYQQFNYQNPVYPYQLKQQFSPADLVLVNGNHQQAKAQVVIIDVNKEASLQKRTGQLNNVQLFLLADNASEIPDFIQEVIPHWQQIPVLKIDEREKIVAFFEAALKQAKPVLNGLVLAGGKSTRMGFDKGAAKWHGKQQRYYMADLLKNFCRQVYISARPGQQQEIDPAYPVIEDTFTGLGPYGAILSAFREQPDAAWLIIACDLPLMDEATLRNLVAWRNSSSVATAYHSPVTDFPEPLIAIWEPKSYPVLLSFLAQGYSCPRKVLINSDITLLNAPQQEALTNVNTPEELEKVKSMIHHTIVATNESGFTTI, encoded by the coding sequence GTGACTTTAAAAGATCATAACCAGCCATCAGGTACGCATAAAAAACACACTAAACTGGCGCGGCCTTTAACAGGCAACTTCGGCCGTAATGAATGGGCAATTGTGGGCGGCCCCTGTACCGTAATCAAATTGTTGGCCGACGACGTGATCAGGATACTATCACCGGTTTATAAATGTGCTTATGTGGATATGTCACATAATGATGATATTACTTTGCTGCCCGGCAGATTGGTGAGCGGTGCTTCGCTCGAATATACCGACCAGGTAAACTATCAGCAGTTCAATTATCAAAACCCGGTATATCCCTATCAGCTCAAACAGCAATTTTCGCCTGCCGATCTGGTATTAGTTAATGGGAATCACCAGCAGGCTAAGGCACAGGTAGTTATTATCGACGTTAATAAAGAGGCGTCGCTGCAAAAAAGGACAGGTCAGCTCAATAATGTTCAGCTTTTTCTGCTGGCCGATAATGCAAGCGAAATCCCGGACTTTATACAGGAGGTTATCCCTCACTGGCAGCAGATCCCTGTTTTAAAGATAGATGAACGGGAAAAGATCGTAGCCTTTTTTGAAGCCGCGTTAAAACAGGCCAAACCTGTTTTAAACGGACTGGTATTGGCCGGCGGCAAAAGTACCCGAATGGGTTTTGATAAAGGTGCAGCCAAATGGCATGGCAAGCAGCAAAGGTATTACATGGCCGATTTGCTTAAAAACTTTTGCCGGCAGGTTTACATTTCCGCTCGCCCCGGCCAGCAGCAGGAAATTGACCCGGCTTATCCCGTTATTGAGGATACATTTACTGGTTTAGGACCTTATGGGGCTATTCTTTCCGCTTTTCGCGAACAGCCGGATGCCGCCTGGCTGATCATAGCCTGCGATTTGCCTTTGATGGATGAAGCTACCCTTCGCAATTTAGTGGCCTGGCGAAACAGTTCGTCGGTGGCTACGGCTTATCACAGTCCGGTAACCGATTTCCCGGAACCTTTGATAGCCATATGGGAGCCTAAAAGCTACCCTGTACTGCTATCGTTTTTGGCGCAAGGGTATTCATGCCCGCGCAAGGTTTTGATCAATAGTGATATTACATTGTTAAACGCCCCACAACAGGAGGCGCTGACCAATGTGAATACGCCTGAAGAATTGGAGAAAGTAAAATCAATGATCCACCATACAATAGTTGCTACTAATGAATCAGGATTTACAACGATATAA
- a CDS encoding esterase family protein, which yields MKREYHKWFSPSLQRNMELLVFGHAGASVLFFPTRTARFYDYEDWKVIEALRSKIEAGHLQVYCVDSIDRESFYNEFSHPYHRMERHLHYEQYILQEVVPLMKTLNAAGSIISAGCSMGAYHAVNIAFKHPSVFVKVVGMSGRYDITQAMGNFRDLLDGYRDENVYFNMPNQFLNNLHSPEIIDQIKRLQIILAVGEEDAFLEDNKYLSTVLASKGIQNSLYIWHEEAHRARYWRKMVQLYF from the coding sequence ATGAAAAGAGAGTACCACAAGTGGTTCAGTCCGTCGCTTCAGCGTAATATGGAATTGCTGGTTTTTGGCCATGCGGGCGCCTCCGTCTTATTTTTTCCCACCCGCACAGCCCGGTTCTATGATTATGAAGACTGGAAAGTAATTGAAGCCTTACGCAGTAAAATTGAGGCAGGTCACCTGCAGGTTTACTGTGTGGATAGCATCGACCGGGAAAGCTTTTATAATGAGTTCAGTCATCCCTACCATCGCATGGAAAGGCACCTGCATTATGAACAGTATATTTTGCAGGAGGTGGTGCCGTTGATGAAAACACTTAACGCCGCCGGTTCAATTATTTCGGCAGGTTGCAGCATGGGGGCTTATCATGCGGTTAATATTGCATTTAAACATCCGTCGGTATTTGTGAAGGTAGTGGGTATGAGCGGGCGTTATGACATTACACAGGCTATGGGCAATTTCCGCGACCTGTTAGATGGCTACCGCGATGAAAATGTGTATTTCAATATGCCCAACCAATTTTTAAATAACCTGCACAGTCCCGAAATTATTGACCAGATCAAACGCCTCCAAATTATACTGGCCGTGGGCGAAGAAGATGCCTTTTTAGAAGATAATAAATACCTGAGTACCGTGCTGGCAAGCAAAGGCATCCAAAACAGTTTATATATCTGGCACGAGGAAGCACACCGCGCCCGTTATTGGCGTAAAATGGTGCAACTCTATTTTTAA
- a CDS encoding ferritin family protein, protein MSFDQYHEPANELSDETRTFARMIVSLTEEAEAINWYEQRISVEKDKQAKAIMQNAQQEEFKHFGMDLEFLLRKKPVWRTTLQAILFKEGDIVELGTKGEEAAE, encoded by the coding sequence ATGTCATTTGATCAATATCACGAACCGGCAAATGAGCTGTCCGACGAAACCCGAACCTTTGCCCGGATGATAGTTTCTTTAACCGAAGAGGCTGAAGCCATAAACTGGTACGAACAGCGGATTTCTGTCGAAAAAGATAAACAAGCTAAAGCCATTATGCAAAACGCACAGCAGGAGGAGTTTAAGCACTTTGGTATGGACCTTGAGTTTTTACTGCGCAAAAAGCCGGTATGGCGTACTACGCTGCAGGCTATCCTTTTTAAAGAGGGTGATATTGTTGAGCTGGGCACCAAAGGCGAAGAAGCGGCAGAATAA
- a CDS encoding Crp/Fnr family transcriptional regulator, with translation MHPALKQHLEGKLILSPEHERLIANCFKTRFTKRNEILIEKGSIAKHLYFVVKGCLRVFLTDDEGNESTRFLIFEGRMGTAFPSFILKEPSVASIQSPEPSELLVLSYADRDLLLQEIPGFETMYRTGLELDYIASIQRIESLITMDSKARYNILMQTQPEIIKRLPNKIVADYLGISQETLSRLKSKK, from the coding sequence ATGCATCCTGCTTTAAAACAACATCTTGAAGGTAAATTAATCCTCTCGCCTGAACATGAGCGGCTGATTGCAAATTGTTTTAAAACCCGCTTTACCAAACGCAATGAGATCCTGATTGAAAAGGGGAGCATCGCAAAACATTTATATTTTGTGGTAAAAGGATGCCTCCGCGTGTTTTTAACCGATGATGAGGGCAACGAATCAACCCGGTTCCTGATTTTTGAAGGGCGCATGGGTACCGCATTTCCCAGCTTTATATTGAAAGAGCCTTCTGTGGCCTCTATTCAAAGCCCGGAGCCGTCCGAACTGTTGGTGCTGAGTTATGCGGATCGCGATCTGCTCCTTCAGGAGATTCCCGGGTTTGAGACTATGTATCGTACAGGTCTTGAGCTTGATTATATCGCATCAATTCAACGGATAGAAAGCCTTATTACTATGGATTCAAAAGCCCGTTATAATATCCTGATGCAAACCCAGCCCGAAATCATTAAAAGGCTGCCCAATAAAATAGTTGCCGACTACCTTGGCATCTCGCAGGAAACCCTGAGCCGCCTTAAATCAAAAAAGTGA
- a CDS encoding MoaD/ThiS family protein, giving the protein MKINILAFGVAKEIFGSSEVSLEMTNDATISNLKYLLEQQYPRLKQLSSYMLAVNNEYALPGDTIHERDEIAIIPPVSGG; this is encoded by the coding sequence ATGAAGATCAACATACTGGCTTTTGGAGTGGCTAAGGAGATATTTGGAAGCAGCGAAGTTAGCCTGGAAATGACCAACGATGCTACTATCTCCAATTTAAAATACCTGCTTGAGCAACAATATCCGCGTTTAAAGCAGCTTTCATCATACATGCTGGCTGTCAACAACGAATATGCCCTGCCCGGTGATACCATTCACGAACGCGACGAAATAGCGATCATTCCGCCGGTAAGCGGGGGGTAG
- a CDS encoding DUF7009 family protein, whose translation MKIRIKGNTLRYRLTKTDVAKLAEEGYVQETVDFGSQQLIYALRLVDDEHLSATYKENAITLYAPKAVVAGFADDDKVGYEGKHGSLHLLVEKDFTCLDEVAEDQSDNYPNPLAAKKP comes from the coding sequence ATGAAAATAAGGATAAAAGGTAATACACTAAGATACAGGCTCACTAAAACCGATGTAGCCAAACTGGCCGAAGAAGGTTATGTTCAGGAAACGGTCGATTTTGGCAGCCAGCAGCTGATTTATGCTTTGAGGCTCGTTGATGATGAGCATCTTTCGGCAACCTATAAGGAGAATGCCATAACACTATATGCGCCAAAAGCTGTGGTTGCCGGCTTTGCCGACGACGATAAGGTAGGTTATGAAGGTAAGCACGGCAGTTTGCATTTACTGGTTGAAAAAGATTTTACGTGTTTGGATGAAGTCGCCGAAGATCAGAGCGATAATTATCCCAATCCCTTAGCAGCTAAAAAGCCATGA
- a CDS encoding GNAT family N-acetyltransferase: MAIRSATLADHTAISNLLTQLGYPGTEGFLPGNLEKMLGQSSSQVLVYEDEGEVAGFIAIDFLTQLVVKGDFIRISCFSIDENIRGKGIGKALEGYITELGKERNADRIEVHCHTRRTDAHRFYYRQGYSESPKYLMKSLADKI, encoded by the coding sequence ATGGCTATCAGAAGCGCTACGCTTGCCGATCATACTGCAATATCAAATCTGCTAACGCAATTGGGTTATCCCGGCACTGAAGGTTTTTTGCCGGGAAACCTTGAAAAGATGTTGGGACAATCTTCTTCGCAGGTTTTAGTTTATGAAGATGAAGGTGAGGTTGCAGGTTTTATCGCCATTGATTTTTTAACACAGCTGGTGGTTAAGGGTGATTTTATTCGCATCAGTTGTTTTTCTATTGATGAAAACATCCGGGGCAAAGGTATTGGTAAAGCTCTTGAGGGTTATATTACGGAACTTGGCAAAGAACGTAATGCCGACAGGATAGAGGTGCACTGCCATACACGCAGGACTGACGCCCACCGGTTTTATTACAGGCAGGGTTATTCCGAATCGCCTAAATACCTCATGAAATCATTAGCAGATAAAATATAG
- a CDS encoding molybdenum cofactor biosynthesis protein MoaE: MKTQILLSAQTLEIQSCIDWIMSPESGGIDVFIGTVRNTTKGKRVLRLDFEAYEPMAISEMNKISTQAFERWPIQKILIHHRTGLLQVGEVPVVIAVSAAHRDAAFDACRYIIDTLKQTVPIWKKESFEDGDVWVAAHP, encoded by the coding sequence ATGAAAACACAGATCCTCCTATCGGCCCAAACACTGGAGATCCAGTCATGTATAGACTGGATCATGTCGCCCGAATCCGGAGGGATCGATGTATTTATTGGCACGGTACGCAATACAACCAAAGGAAAAAGAGTTTTAAGGCTCGATTTTGAAGCCTATGAGCCAATGGCCATCAGCGAGATGAACAAAATTTCCACGCAAGCTTTTGAACGCTGGCCCATTCAAAAAATACTGATCCACCACCGCACCGGATTGCTGCAGGTTGGCGAGGTACCGGTTGTTATTGCCGTATCAGCAGCGCACCGTGACGCCGCTTTTGATGCCTGCCGGTACATCATCGACACACTTAAACAAACCGTTCCTATCTGGAAAAAAGAAAGCTTTGAGGATGGCGATGTTTGGGTAGCAGCACATCCTTAG
- a CDS encoding FdhF/YdeP family oxidoreductase: MSKQAEKGPAAENPEELLDLKIKHPKDWAAGIPAVTVAMVDILKETGLARGMEGLFHMNKKSGFDCSGCAWPDPDDDRSALAEYCENGAKALAEEATTKKLTGDFFAENSVAELAKLNDYEIGKKGRIAQPVYLAKGGTHYAPVSWDFAFKKIATELNALASPDEAAFYTSGRTSNEASFTYQLFVREFGTNNMPDCSNMCHESTGVGLADTIGIGKGTVTLNDFYDTDVIIIMGQNPGTNHPRMLSALEKAKQKGSKIIAVNPLHEAGLMGFKNPQTLKGILGIKTQLADLYLQVKINGDMALLKAMEKLLYKAEQENPGSVFDHEFIKKNTTGYVAFLENLNQYEVDDLAKAAGLTVNEIEQAVDLIKNKSRIIICWAMGITQHKNGVDTVKEIVNLAMLKGAIGKPGAGLCPVRGHSNVQGNRTMMIWDKPKPKQLDKLKEVFGFEPPRGHGYDVVESIKAMDEGKLKVFFAMGGNFLSATPDTLFTAQAMRKLKLSVHVSTKLNRSHLVHGEEALILPTLSRSDKDVVNGEEQFISCENSMGVVQMSKGMLKPVSEHLMNENQIICNLAKATLGNRAVVDWDKYSQSYDAVRDAIAKVIPGCEDYNQKVRLPGGFYLPNAAREGKFITEKNGSVVPFNIAPLPQHELAADEYHMATIRSHDQFNTTIYGLDDRYRGIHNERRVILMNENDMKKAGFRAEEKVDLFNYDDGAERVARLFVVVPYNIPEGNTATYYPEANVLVPINSVAEQSNTPTSKLVNIKIRKHVA, translated from the coding sequence ATGAGCAAGCAAGCAGAAAAAGGACCAGCAGCAGAGAACCCTGAGGAATTGCTCGACCTGAAAATAAAACATCCCAAAGATTGGGCGGCGGGTATTCCTGCTGTTACAGTTGCCATGGTTGATATATTAAAAGAAACTGGTTTGGCAAGAGGTATGGAGGGTTTGTTTCATATGAACAAAAAGAGTGGCTTTGATTGCTCTGGCTGTGCCTGGCCCGACCCGGATGATGACCGTTCAGCCCTTGCCGAATACTGTGAAAATGGCGCCAAAGCCCTTGCCGAAGAAGCTACTACCAAAAAACTCACCGGAGATTTTTTTGCGGAAAATTCGGTGGCCGAACTGGCTAAGCTTAATGATTATGAGATAGGGAAGAAGGGGCGTATCGCCCAGCCGGTTTACCTCGCTAAAGGTGGCACCCACTACGCTCCGGTAAGCTGGGATTTTGCGTTTAAAAAGATAGCAACTGAGCTTAACGCTTTGGCATCGCCCGATGAAGCTGCATTTTATACATCCGGCCGTACCAGTAACGAGGCTTCATTTACGTACCAGTTATTTGTGCGCGAGTTTGGTACCAATAACATGCCCGATTGCTCCAATATGTGCCATGAAAGTACCGGTGTTGGCCTTGCAGACACCATTGGCATTGGCAAGGGCACGGTTACGCTTAATGACTTTTACGATACCGATGTGATCATCATTATGGGGCAAAACCCCGGTACCAATCACCCCCGGATGCTTAGCGCGCTTGAAAAGGCCAAACAGAAAGGTTCAAAGATCATTGCCGTAAACCCGTTGCATGAGGCGGGGTTGATGGGCTTTAAAAATCCGCAAACCTTAAAAGGTATTTTAGGCATTAAAACACAATTGGCCGATTTGTACCTGCAGGTAAAAATAAACGGTGATATGGCATTGCTTAAAGCCATGGAAAAATTGTTATACAAGGCCGAGCAGGAGAATCCCGGCAGTGTTTTCGATCATGAATTTATTAAAAAGAACACTACTGGTTATGTTGCTTTTTTAGAGAACCTGAACCAATATGAGGTTGACGATCTGGCTAAAGCTGCCGGTTTAACAGTAAATGAAATTGAGCAGGCTGTTGATCTGATTAAAAATAAAAGCCGCATCATTATTTGCTGGGCTATGGGCATCACCCAGCATAAAAACGGAGTGGATACCGTAAAAGAAATTGTGAACCTGGCCATGCTTAAAGGCGCCATTGGTAAACCCGGTGCCGGTTTGTGCCCGGTACGTGGCCATAGCAATGTACAGGGTAACCGTACCATGATGATCTGGGATAAGCCAAAACCGAAGCAGTTGGATAAACTCAAGGAAGTTTTTGGTTTTGAGCCGCCGCGGGGGCATGGCTATGATGTTGTTGAATCTATTAAAGCTATGGACGAGGGCAAACTTAAAGTGTTTTTTGCCATGGGCGGCAATTTCCTTTCGGCTACACCGGATACCCTGTTTACGGCACAGGCCATGCGTAAACTTAAGCTGTCGGTACATGTATCAACCAAATTAAACCGCAGTCATCTGGTTCATGGTGAGGAAGCTTTGATCCTGCCAACACTATCACGAAGTGATAAAGACGTTGTAAATGGCGAGGAGCAGTTTATAAGCTGCGAAAACTCTATGGGGGTTGTCCAGATGTCAAAAGGGATGCTGAAGCCGGTATCTGAACATCTGATGAACGAGAACCAGATCATTTGTAATCTCGCTAAAGCCACATTAGGTAATCGCGCCGTTGTCGACTGGGATAAGTACTCACAAAGCTATGATGCAGTGCGCGACGCGATAGCCAAAGTTATTCCGGGCTGTGAGGATTATAACCAAAAGGTACGTTTGCCCGGCGGGTTTTACCTGCCCAATGCTGCACGGGAGGGTAAGTTTATCACCGAAAAGAATGGGAGCGTTGTGCCTTTCAATATCGCCCCGTTGCCGCAGCATGAACTGGCGGCTGATGAATACCATATGGCAACCATCCGCAGTCATGATCAGTTTAACACCACTATATATGGCCTTGACGACCGCTACCGGGGCATTCACAACGAGCGCCGGGTAATTTTGATGAATGAAAACGACATGAAAAAAGCCGGTTTTAGAGCGGAGGAAAAAGTTGATCTGTTTAATTATGATGATGGCGCCGAGCGGGTAGCGAGGCTGTTTGTAGTTGTGCCTTACAACATACCCGAAGGGAATACAGCTACCTATTACCCCGAAGCCAATGTGCTGGTCCCAATCAACAGCGTTGCCGAACAAAGTAATACGCCTACATCCAAACTGGTTAATATCAAAATCAGGAAACACGTGGCTTAA